The region ggatcttaacccttgacttggtgttgtcagcaccacgctcagccagtgagcgaaccggccatccgtatatgggatccgaacccggggccttggtgttatcagcaccgcactctcccgagtgagccacgggccggcccttgtagTGACAATTTAAatgtagaaaaggaagaaactgtTCGAGAAGCTGGAAGGCTGTGGCTGGAGTACAACACAGAATCACGATCCCAGTATTTGTCTTCATTTCTTAGCCAAATCAGAATTGATGCACTTTCAGAAGTAACACAGAGAGCTTGGTTTCAAGGTCTGCCACCCAATGATAAGTCTTTAGTGGTTCAAGGTCTATATAAGTCCATGCCCAAGTTTTTCAAACCAAGACTTGGGATGACTAAAGAGGAGATGATGATTTTTACTGAAGCATCTTTAGAAAATCCTTGTCGTCTTTACTCTTCTGTCTGTTACAGTCCCCAGGCAGAAAAAGTTTACAAGCTTTGCAGCCCACCAGCTGACTTGCATAAGGTTAGGACTGTTGTAACTCCTGATAATGACATCTACATAGCAGGGGGTCAGGTTCctctgaaaaacacaaaaacaaatcacagtaaaacaagcaaacttCGGActgccttcagaactgtgaattGCTTTTATTGGTTTGATGCACAGCAAAATACCTGGTTTCCAAAGACCCCAGTGCTTTTTGTACGTATAAAGCCATCTTTGGTTTGCTGTGAAGGCTATATCTATGCAATTGGAGGAGATAATGTAAGTGGGGAACTTAATCGAAGGACCGTAGAAAGATATGACACTGAGAAGGATGAGTGGACAATGGTAAGCCCTTTGCCTTGTGCTTGGCAGTGGAGTGCAGCAGTTGTGGTTCATGACTGCATTTATGTGATGACACTGAACCTCATGTGCTGTTACTTTCCAAGGTCTGATTCATGGGTAGAAATGGCCATGAGACAGACTTAGCAGGTCCTTTGCTTCAGCTGCAGCTTTTGGtgataaaattttctatattGGAGGGTTGCATATTGCTATCAATTCTGGCATAAGACTCCCCTCTGGCACTCTAGATGGGTTTTCAGTAACTGTGGAAATTTATGATGTGAATAAAAATGAGTGGAAAATGGCAGCCAGCATCCCTGCCAAAAGGTACTCTGACCCCTGTGTTAGAGCTGTTGTGATCTCAAATTCCGTGTGTGTGTTTATGCGAGAAACCCACTTAAATGAGCGAGCTAAATACGTCACCTACCAGTATGATCTGGAACTTGACAGGTAGTCTCTGCGGCAACATATATCTGAACGTGAACTGTGGGACTTAGGGAGAGATTTTCGATGCATTGTGGGGAAACTTTATCCATCTTGCCTTGAAGAAGCTCCATGGAAACCACCAACTTATCTTTTTTCACTGGATGGGACAGAGGAGTTCGAACTGGATGGAGAAATGGTTGCACTACCACCTGCATAGTGGGGGCGTTCAAGGAGTGTACGCCTGATTTAAGTGCTGTGTCATTTTCTTTGCTAAACAATAGAAGCTATGAAAAGACTAAATATGAGTACATAAAAATCTatcttgataaattttatttttatgcccTACTTATTTACATCAGTATAATATATATCAGTGAGTCTTACAGAAAGATATGCTTCCATAATATGAAATAGGTTATTCAATAATTGAGAAACTTTTATGTGTATCACGAGAGCATAAGAATCTGGATTATCTAACACTGTTAGCCCTGTGTATCTACAGTTCAAAAAGTTCACTTATAAAAATAGTTTCTTGTTCCTAGTGTGTTTATCACAAGTTGTGCTGAGGTTATTTTAGTATATGTATTTCATCCCTGTGCTTCTGTTCTAAAGTCCTGGAATACAGTTTTTTTCAGTGTAATTGATTCACCTGCACTTAACACTAATGTCTGTGTTGGTATAGAAACGTGTCTAAATCCTATACTATAGTTGAGGAAGACCTTCCATAATTTTATGGTATTACACAGGGAAAGCTATGACTGCAGGACCAATCTAACTATACTATTAGGTGCATGTATTCTTTTCACTAACTTACACTTGTCTATACTTGTGTATCCTGGAAGAATGCAGGTCTTCCAATCAGCTGGTCATTTACCAGGTGTGGACTTATGTTGCTGGGCTTGCAATAAGAATTGCTAGCCCCTCATTGTGCAGGTCTGCCTGGAGCTTTAATCAGTAAATGCCTCCACTTTCTGTATTACATTAACATTGCCTCATGCATATAACTACCTGCTGCTGATGTAGTTCTCCATCTTAAAGATTTAGAGTGGGTTAACCAGGTCATTACATCTTAATTTAATAACAAGCATTACTGTAGAGTGATTGTGTATAAATGTTAGCTGTCAggatgtgtttttttaaaaaaaccggTTGTTTGTGTATTGAGGGGGTAGGATTAGGAAGGTGAACTGTTCAGGAATTCTCTGCACTAGCTGTGCAGAAGAGCAGATAATTAGGGCTGCTCTGGCATTAATCCCAGGAACCACTAGCAGTAGTGGGGTGCCGTCAATCTAACATGAGCACAGGTGCTTCATGACAAACATTAGTAGCATGTTCAACTGCATAATGTTCTGGCACTGTATTTTGAATgacattaatttattaaataaattgtatatactaaaaaaaaaaacaaaaacagttcccactgtgactgttaagagggtgggaa is a window of Cynocephalus volans isolate mCynVol1 chromosome X, mCynVol1.pri, whole genome shotgun sequence DNA encoding:
- the LOC134368042 gene encoding LOW QUALITY PROTEIN: kelch repeat and BTB domain-containing protein 2-like (The sequence of the model RefSeq protein was modified relative to this genomic sequence to represent the inferred CDS: deleted 1 base in 1 codon; substituted 1 base at 1 genomic stop codon), which encodes MSTQDTRQINTEYSVSLLEQFKLFYEQQLFADIVLIVEGTEFPCHKMVLVTCSSYFRAMFMSGLSESKQTHVHLRNVDVATLQIIITYAYTGNLVINDSTVEQLYETACFLQVEDVLQHCREYLIKKINAEDCVRLLSFADLFSCEELKQSAKRMVEHKFTAVYHQEAFMQLSHDLLIDILSSDNLNVEKEETVREAGRLWLEYNTESRSQYLSSFLSQIRIDALSEVTQRAWFQGLPPNDKSLVVQGLYKSMPKFFKPRLGMTKEEMMIFTEASLENPCRLYSSVCYSPQAEKVYKLCSPPADLHKVRTVVTPDNDIYIAGGQVPLKNTKTNHSKTSKLRTAFRTVNCFYWFDAQQNTWFPKTPVLFVRIKPSLVCCEGYIYAIGGDNVSGELNRRTVERYDTEKDEWTMVSPLPCAWQWSAAVVVHDCIYVMTLNLMCCYFPRSDSWVEMAMRQTSRSFASAAAFGDKIFYIGGLHIAINSGIRLPSGTLDGFSVTVEIYDVNKNEWKMAASIPAKRYSDPCVRAVVISNSVCVFMRETHLNERAKYVTYQYDLELDRXSLRQHISERELWDLGRDFRCIVGKLYPSCLEEAPWKPPTYLFSLDGTEEFELDGEMVALPPA